ACCGCTGCGCTGCTGGCAACCGGCAGCATCACAAATACGAGCGAACCGCAAAATTACGGTACGCTAACGGTCGGCGGATCGCCGGTCGCGAGGCCATTTAGTTTCACTGTCGCCGCTACGGTCACCTGCGGCAGTGAGATCCTGCTCAATTTTCAACTTCAAGACGGCACAAATGATCTGGGGGTCGTGACTGTCGCACTCCGAGCGGGCGTGGTGCGGCCGGCACTCCGTCAAAACTTCGATCGCGTTGCCGGTCCCGGACTGCCTCAACGCTGGACGTCATCTGCAACGGGAGCACAGAGTTCGTGGAAAGCATCGAGAAGTCGCTCCACCTCGGGCACTAAGGCTCTGTTTTCACCGGACCCGAATCAGGTCGGGCTCAATGAGCTAAGTTCGCCGGTATTTAAGATAAACACCGCCGGAGCCGAGATTTCGTTTCAGAATTGGTACGAACTCGAGACCACCTTCTTGCGAAATCGGCTCTATGACGGTTCGGTTATGGAGATCAAGATCGGCGATGGCGATTGGCAAGATATTATCGCGGCTGGCGGACAGTTTTTATCAGGCGGTTATGATGGGGTGATCGATAGCTGCTGTCAAAATCCGCTCGGCGGGCGAAACGGATGGTCAGGCCGCAGCGGAGTCAATTCCCTCTCCGAGTTTATTATCACACGAGCCAAACTCCCGCCGTCTGCCGCCGGACATCTTGTCCAGATGCGTTGGCGGATCGGTACCGATATCGGAACGTTTCGCGAGGGACAATATATCGATGATCTGCTTGTGACCGATGGCTATTCGTGCGGATGCTCGAACTGACATTTAGCTAATAAAAACCCCGGCCGAAAGGAGGGCAATTCGGCCGGGGTGAGGCGATCTGAGCATTCGATCATAGCTTCAGTTTATGATCCCTCAGAACCGTTAGTGAGATGGTCCGCAGATGCCATTGGTTGTGCATAAAAGGCAGGCGTCGCTAAACGCCCACCCTTTATGTCGCCTCAGTTTCCGTGTTACTGGGCCACAACCGGAAGGTCACCGTTCAGACCGAAATGGATCGCCTGAAAAGCTCCGTCCGAACTCCGCAGGATATACCAATTGCCGTCTGACGGGCGGAACACCGCGATATCGGTCTTGCCGTCGTTGTCGTAGTTGCCCGCGACCGGAATGTCGCCATCCAGGCCAAACTGCATCACCGAATATCCGCCGTCCGTGCTGCGGTAGGTGTACCACACACCGGTCGAGGGGCGAAACACCGTGACGTCGCCTTTACCGTCTCCGTCAAAGTCACCGCGGACCGGGATGTCGCCGGTTGCCCCGAAGTGCATCGCACCTGTCTGGCCATCCGAACTTCGGATCCAGTACCAGTTACCCAAGCTCGGACGATAGACGACCACGTCATCCTTGCCGTCGCCATCGATGTCGGCCGGCATCGGCCTGTCTTCGGCAATACCCCAGGTGATAAAAGCGTAACCCGTGTTGTTGCTCTTCTGGATATACCAGACACCGCTTGACGGGCGATAGACCGCGAGGTCGAGGCGTCCGTCGCCATCAAAATCGCCGCGGACCGGAGTATCGTTACCGAGGCCGAATGCATAGCCGCGTACGCTGCCGTCAAAGCTGCTCTTCATCTCCCACACGCCTTGTCCGTTGACGTTTCGGTAAACGGCCGTGTCAGTTTTGCCATCGCCGTCGTAGTCACCGGAGACGACAATGTCAGTAGATGAACCAAACGTCGAGGCACCAAATCCGGCACTATTCTGCGTGTACCAGGCACCGGTCGACGGTCGGAAGACCGAGAGGTCGTTGCTGCCATCGCCGTCAAAATCGGCGATACCCGAACGCTGTCTGAAGGTGCTGGCGATCTCACCGCCGGGATTGTTGGCACTTGAGATGACTGCTGACCAGAGGCCCGTGCGGAGCAATTGCACCTGTGCGGCTGTTACATCGAATGTCACGCTTGCAAAGTTCCCGTTCGTTCCGCCGATCGTGCCGAAATCACGGATAGTCGTCGTCGTGCCGACCAAGGTCTCGATGCGAGCACCGGTCTGGGCACTCGAAAGGTTGTGAAATTCCCCAAAGACGGTCGCCTGCGTTTCAGCGGCATTAAGGTTGACCTTGAATTCGCCGGTTGCACCGGTCGTAACTGGTGGCGTCATGCCGTTTCCGGTCAGGTTTGCTTCGAATGAGCGTCCCATGGACGGACTCGGGCTCGGCGTCGGGCCTGGCGTGCCGGTCGGTGTCGGGCTCGGTGTCGGGCCACCAAATCCGGCAAAGGTGCCATTAAGGATCGCGTTACCGCCGTTGCTGATCGAAATGGTCGAGCCAGCGATTACGACCGGTACGGTTTGTCCGTTGTCGCTTCGCAGCCGAAGTCGTCCTTCGCCGCCGCTCTGCAGCGACATGCTGCCGACCGATGCTCCGTCAACGGCGACGTTGAGCGAGGTTCCGGCCGGAAGATTGATTTGATTGATACGGATCTCAAGTTCTGTGCGGCTGCTGTGGATCTCGTACTGAGCATATCCACGCGGCAGTACGCCATTGATCATGCCGCCCGTAAATCCGGCGAAAAGGTCGCCTGAATTTGGAGTGCCGGTCGGCGACGGGCTTGGGCTCGGGGTTCCAGTTGGGGTTCCGGTTGGGCTCGGGCTCGGAGTGCCATTAGGTGTTCCGGTCGGCGTCGGTGTCGGGTTGGGGCCGCCGCCGTTCAGCGTACCGGAAACTAAAACCGTTGTACCGTTTCGCACTTCGACGGTCGAACCGTCGTTGGTCATCGGAACTGCCTGGCCATCCTCGGTACGAAGCTTGAGCTTGGCCTTTTGTCGATCGTCGACTGCCATTGTACCGATAATATTGCCGTCAACGACGGCGTTAAGATCTGTACCCATCGAAAGGTTCACATCCTCGATCTCGACCTCGATCTCGCGGTTACCGCTTTGGTACAACTGCCATGCTGCTGCTCCGTGCGGATTGATGCTACCGGTTGGCGACACCAAAGCCGCGTTCCGCAATACGATGACCGGTGTAGCATCGGCTTTGACGCCTCCGGTAAGCATCGGGATCGACACCCATGCCGCGACCAAGGCGATCACTGCAGCAAAATGTACGATTCGTCTATTTCTGTTTTGAAGTGCTGTCTTTTTCATCTGGAACTCCTGCCTATAATTTTTTGTTTACCTCGATTCTTGAGGTGTCGTCAGAAACACTGTGTGGGACCGAGGGTAAAAAAGACATCAATTCGCAATATCACGATTTTTTTTGAATCAGCAACAATAATTGACTGGTACTAAAAACTGAGTAAGGCTGGTCAATGCAAAACGGGCCGGCCACATTCCCGTGGTCAGCCCGTTATTTTTCGGCCTGAAGTTCTCCGGCAGATTGACGACTATCTTCCGGAAATCGGTTCAGAACCAAAAATCAGAATGCCGTTAGGCGATGGGAGACAGATCGGAGCCGTTGTAACCGCATTCAGGGCATCGACCCGATTGAGACGTACGTTTCCCCAGGGCGGCAAGTCATTCCATCGTATGTCGATCGATGTTTCCTTGATATGATCCAGTATGCCGTGCGGCGTAAGACACGCCGAAGTATACCGAGCTCGAACCAGTGCGGTGATCCCTGCGACGATCGGAGCGGCCATCGAGGTGCCGGACCAAACGCCATAGCGGCCTCCAGGCAGGGCACTCACGATATTCTCGCCCGGAGCTGAAACATCGACCCACGAGCGGTCATAAGACGAAAATGACGCCAACTCGTCGTATCTAGTACTAGCGGCGACTGAGAGCATTCCGTCACGCTGTTCGGCAGCAGGGAAGACGGGTGTTGTATTCGCACCGTTGCCGGAGCTGACCGCGACTGCGAGCCGTCGTGTGCCGATCTCAGGAAATGTCGTTCCGGTCGCTGTCGAGCCCATGTCGACACAATCAAGCAGATCATGCAGCAATCTGACATCCTCAGGATAGCCCAGACTCAAATTTGCAACATCAGCCCCGTGAGCCGCCGCCCAGATCAGCCCGGCGGTGATCCGCCATAGTTCGCCCTCGCCGTCTATATTGAGAATACGGAGCGGCATTATCTTGGCGTCAGGAACGGTCATAGCAACGATGCCCGCAACGTGCGTACCGTGGCCGAAAGCCGGATCAACGCGAAGAACGCCGACCTCGCTTGGGTCATTGTCGCCATCAACGAAATCCCAGCGATCTGCGGGTGGAACGAGTTTACCGGCAAACGCCGGATGATTGAGGTCAATGCCTGTGTCGAGAACAGCGACTACGATCGGCGCCCCTATATCCTGGCCATTTACCACGCGGCGGCCACGCGTGCCGGCCGCGGCATATGCCTCGTTGAGATGGATTACGTCCGGAAACCAC
This is a stretch of genomic DNA from Chloracidobacterium sp.. It encodes these proteins:
- a CDS encoding S8 family serine peptidase codes for the protein MTCSISRIVQLILLLAFAAAAFISANGQKVGTPGCNCVPDQVIVQLINVSDLPAVALQYGLDPLPLSQVASPAIFLLHITNGSTPTQVVTAMTTPLDGRIRFAEVNRKLSQVERPGLNWTQGRSWAVGRSWAVGGSSKGYASQWFPDVIHLNEAYAAAGTRGRRVVNGQDIGAPIVVAVLDTGIDLNHPAFAGKLVPPADRWDFVDGDNDPSEVGVLRVDPAFGHGTHVAGIVAMTVPDAKIMPLRILNIDGEGELWRITAGLIWAAAHGADVANLSLGYPEDVRLLHDLLDCVDMGSTATGTTFPEIGTRRLAVAVSSGNGANTTPVFPAAEQRDGMLSVAASTRYDELASFSSYDRSWVDVSAPGENIVSALPGGRYGVWSGTSMAAPIVAGITALVRARYTSACLTPHGILDHIKETSIDIRWNDLPPWGNVRLNRVDALNAVTTAPICLPSPNGILIFGSEPISGR
- a CDS encoding VCBS repeat-containing protein; translated protein: MKKTALQNRNRRIVHFAAVIALVAAWVSIPMLTGGVKADATPVIVLRNAALVSPTGSINPHGAAAWQLYQSGNREIEVEIEDVNLSMGTDLNAVVDGNIIGTMAVDDRQKAKLKLRTEDGQAVPMTNDGSTVEVRNGTTVLVSGTLNGGGPNPTPTPTGTPNGTPSPSPTGTPTGTPSPSPSPTGTPNSGDLFAGFTGGMINGVLPRGYAQYEIHSSRTELEIRINQINLPAGTSLNVAVDGASVGSMSLQSGGEGRLRLRSDNGQTVPVVIAGSTISISNGGNAILNGTFAGFGGPTPSPTPTGTPGPTPSPSPSMGRSFEANLTGNGMTPPVTTGATGEFKVNLNAAETQATVFGEFHNLSSAQTGARIETLVGTTTTIRDFGTIGGTNGNFASVTFDVTAAQVQLLRTGLWSAVISSANNPGGEIASTFRQRSGIADFDGDGSNDLSVFRPSTGAWYTQNSAGFGASTFGSSTDIVVSGDYDGDGKTDTAVYRNVNGQGVWEMKSSFDGSVRGYAFGLGNDTPVRGDFDGDGRLDLAVYRPSSGVWYIQKSNNTGYAFITWGIAEDRPMPADIDGDGKDDVVVYRPSLGNWYWIRSSDGQTGAMHFGATGDIPVRGDFDGDGKGDVTVFRPSTGVWYTYRSTDGGYSVMQFGLDGDIPVAGNYDNDGKTDIAVFRPSDGNWYILRSSDGAFQAIHFGLNGDLPVVAQ